The DNA window TGAATCGGATTCCGGGCTCGACATCGATGCCCTGAAAATCGTCTCCCAGGGCGTGAACGCGCTGCGCGACGGCAAACGCGCCTTCATCATCGTCACTCACTATCAGCGCATCCTTGACTATATCAAGCCGGACTATGTCCATGTGCTGTATCAGGGGCGGATTGTGAAGTCGGGGGATTTCACTCTCGTCAAACAGCTGGAGGAGCAGGGCTATGGCTGGCTTACCGAACAGCAGTAATGCGCTGCAGCAGTGGCACCATCTGTTTGAAGCGCAGGGCGACCAGCGTACGCCGGAGGCCAGCCAGCATCTGCAGCAGCTGTTGCGCCTGGGTCTGCCGACGCGCAAGCAGGAGGACTGGAAATACACCCCGCTGGACGCGCTGATTAACGGCCGCTTCGTCGCCGATGAGGGAGCGTCGATCAGCGCCGAACAGCGTGACGCGCTGGCGCTGCCGCTGGACGCCTGGCGACTGGTGTTTATCGACGGTCGCTATCATCCTGAGCTGAGCGACGATCTCGCCGCCAGCGGCGTGGAGGTCAGCGTCGATAACCAGCGCCAGCATCTGCCGGATGCCCTCCAGCCGGAGGTGTTTCTCCATCTGACCGAAAGCCTGGCGCAGACGGTGACCCGCCTGCGCGTGCCGCGCAACCGTCGCCTGGACAAGCCGCTGCTGCTGATGCATATCACCCGCGGCCTGGCCGGCGATGCGCTGAATACCGCCCACTATCGTCACCATCTGGCGCTGGAGAGCGGGGCGGAGGCGACGATTGTCGAGCACTATCTTAGCTTTGATGAGCAACCGCACTTCACCGGCGGGCGGCTGACCATGACGGTGGCGGACAACGCGCGCCTGCAGCACATCAAGCTGGCGTTCGAGAACGCGCACAGCTACCACTTCGCCCATAACGACCTGCTGCTGGGCCGCGACGCCTCGGCTTTCAGCAGCAGTTTCCTGCTCGGCGGTCAGGTGCTGCGTCATCACACCAGCACGCGTCTGGGCGGCGAAAACAGCGACCTGCGTCTTAACTCGCTGGCGATGCCGGTGAAAAATGAGGTCTGCGACAGCCGCACCTGGCTGGACCACCAGGTTGGGTACTGTACCAGCCGCCAGCTGCACAAAACCATTGTCAGCGATAAGGGCCGGGCGGTGTTTAACGGGCTGATCAACGTCGCGCCGCATGCGCTGAAAACCGACGGCCAGATGACCAACAACAATCTGCTGCTCGGGCGGCTGGCGGAGGTCGACACCAAACCGCAGCTGGAGATTTACGCCGATGACGTGAAATGCAGCCACGGGGCGACGGTAGGGCGTATTGACGAAGAACAGCTGTTCTATCTGCGCTCGCGCGGGATTGAACAGCAGGCGGCGCAGCAGATGATCCTCTACGCCTTCGCCGCCGAGCTTACCGAAGCTATCCGCAGCGACGCGCTCAGAGAGCAGGTGCTGGCGCGGATTGGAGAGCGTTTGCCGGGAGGCACAGCATGACATTTTCAGTAGAACGGGTTCGCGCCGATTTTCCGGTACTGAGCCGGGAGGTCAACGGCCAGCCGCTGGTCTATCTTGACAGCGCCGCCAGCGCCCAGAAACCGGAGGCAGTGATTGGCGCCGAAGCGGAATTCTATCGCCACGGCTACGCGGCGGTGCATCGTGGGATCCATACCCTCAGCGCGGAAGCCACCGCGCGGATGGAGGCGGTGCGGCAGCAGGCGGCCATCTTCCTTAACGCCGGCTCGGCGGAGGAGCTGGTATTCGTGCGCGGCACCACCGAGGGCATTAACCTGGTGGCCAACAGCTGGGGAAACGCCAACGTCGGCGCCGGGGATAACATCATCATCAGCGAGATGGAGCACCACGCCAACATCGTACCGTGGCAGATGCTCTGCGCCAGGGTAGGGGCTGAGCTGCGGGTGATCCCCCTCAACCCGGACGGCACCCTGCAGCTGGACGTGGTTCCCGGGCTGTTTGACCAGCGTACCCGCCTGCTGGCGATAACCGAAGTCTCCAACGTGCTGGGGACGGAAAACCCGCTGTCGGCGCTGATTGCCCTTGCGCATCAGCATGGCGCGAAAGTGCTGGTGGACGGCGCCCAGGCGGTGATGCACCACCCGGTGGACGTTCAGGCGCTGGGCTGCGATTTTTATGTCTTCTCCGGCCATAAACTGTACGGCCCGACCGGGATCGGCGTGCTCTACGCCCGGGCCGAGCTGCTGCAGACAATGGCGCCATGGGAAGGGGGCGGGTCGATGATCGCCACCGTCAGCCTGACGGAGGGCACCACCTGGAACCAGGCGCCCTGGCGCTTTGAGGCCGGCACGCCGAATACCGGGGGGATCATTGGCCTCGGCGCGGCGCTGAGCTACGTCAGCCAGCTGGGACTGACCCAGATCGCCGAATACGAGCAGACGCTGATGCGCTACGCGCTGGAGGCCCTGCGCGCGGTGCCGGATCTGATCCTCTACGGTCCGGCGCAGCGCAAAGGGGTGATTGCCTTTAACCTCGGCCAGCATCACGCCTATGACGTCGGCAGCTTCCTCGATAACTACGGGATCGCCGTGCGGACCGGGCATCACTGCGCCATGCCGCTGATGGCCCGCTATCAGGTACCGGCCATGTGTCGGGCGTCGCTGGCGATGTACAATACCACGGAAGAGGTGGACCGCCTGGTGGCCGGCCTCCAGCGGATCCACAAACTATTAGGGTAAAGGACGTGACGATGGCGGCATTACCGGACAAAGACAAACTGTTGCGCAATTTTAGCCGTTGCGCCAACTGGGAAGAGAAGTATCTCTATATCATTGAGCTGGGCCAGCGGCTGCCGCCGCTGAGCGCCGAGGAGCACAGCCCGCAGAACATTATTCAGGGCTGTCAAAGCCAGGTGTGGATCGTGATGGCGCAGGATCCTTCCGGCGTTGTCACCCTGCGCGGCGACAGCGATGCGGCGATTGTCAAAGGGCTGATTGCGGTGGTGTTTATCCTTTATGACCGGATGACCGCCCAGGACATCACCGAGTTCGACGTCCGCCCGTGGTTTGAAAAAATGGCCCTCACCCAGCATCTTACCCCCTCCCGCTCGCAGGGCCTCGAAGCCATGATCCGCGCGATACGCGCGAAAGCCGCAAATATTAGCTAGAATAAACAGGTAGATTTCATTCTGTTACGTCCGGCAGGGCGCTGACCCTGCCGCCGTTCAGTCTCCTGGCGTTTTATCAGCGAAAGAAGGAATCTCAGTATGAAACGCAAAACGATGATCGCTTTAGCCCTTCTCGGTGCCCTTGGCGCCACCCCGGCCGCCTGGGCCGTCGATTACCCGCTGCCTCCGGCCAACAGCCGGCTGATTGGCCAGAATCAGTACTGGACGGTTCAGGAGAGCGATCGCAACCTGCAGGCGATTGCCCGCCATTTCGATACCGCGGCGATGCTGATCCTTGAAGCCAACGATACCATCGCGCCGGTGCAGCCGAAGCCCGGGACCCAGGTGCTGATCCCTTCTCAGATGCTGCTGCCCGACGTGCCGCGGGAGGGGATTGTCGTCAACCTCGCGGAGCTGCGGCTGTACTACTTCCCGCCGGGAGAGAATCAGGTCCAGGTTTATCCCCTGGGCATCGGCCAGTTAGGGCTGGAAACGCCGGAGATGACCACCCGCGTCGGGCAGAAGATCCCTAACCCGACCTGGACACCGACCGCCGGCATCCGCGCGCGCTCGCTGGAGAAAGGGGTGACGCTCCCGGCGGTGGTGCCGGCCGGGCCGAATAACCCGCTGGGCCGCTATGCGCTGCGTCTGGCCTACGGTAACGGCGAATATCTCATCCACGGGACTAACGCGCCGGACAGCGTTGGGCTGCGCGTCAGCTCGGGCTGTATGCGGATGAACGCCGATGACATCAAGGCGCTGTTCAGTCAGGTGAAAACCGGGACGCCGGTGCGGATCATCAATCAGCCGGTGAAGTTTGCCGTCGAGCCGGATGGTAAACGTTACGTAGAGGTCCACAGGCCGCTGTCGCAGACGGAAGGGGAAAACACCCGGACCATCGCTTACACGCTGCCAGCGGCGTTTCACGCCTTCGCTGAGGATAAAGCGGTGGATGACCTGCAGCTGAAAAAAGCGATGTCGAGAAGGGCGGGCTATCCGGTGGTGGTATCGACGGGGGCGGGTAGCGCGGCGACGTCGCTGTCGGCGCAGAACAGTTCGTCTGACAACGGCCTGCTCACCCAGTAGCCCTCAGCGCGAGGGCAAAAAAAATGGCGCACAGAGTGCGCCATTTTTATTACCAGAACTCTTACTTACGGTAAGAGTGAGCCTGGTTGTCCAGACGCTGGTTAGCGCGAGCTGCGTCGTCTTTAGCAGCCTGAACGTCGGAACGCATTGCGTTCACGTCGTTGCTCAGCTGGTCAACTTTAGCGTTCAGAGTCTGAACGTCAGAAGACAGCTGATCGATTTTAGCATTGCTGGAGCAACCAGCCAGCAGAGTAGAACCCAGGATTACCGCGCCCAGTACCAGTTTAGTACGATTCATTATTAATACCCTCTAGATTGAGTTAATCTCCATGTAGCGTTACAAGTATTACACAAACTTTTTTGGGATGAGAATATTTTTTTTACCTGAACGCACTTATTTTTGATCGTTCGCTCAAAGAAGCATCGAATTGGTCAAAATCGCTGAAAAAGGCGAGTGAAAACAGCACGCTTCCATCGGATTCATCTTAGATAATCTCTTATTAAATAGTAAATTCCGATTTGCATTTTTAATAGGAAGAGCTAGTCGATGAATAAAAAAAAGCGCCCCGAGAGGCGCTTTATTAAAAAAAACCAATTAACCTGTAAATTATTACAGCACGTGCACGGAAGCGGTATTAGTGGTGCCGCTCGGGACTAATGCGCCAGAGACCATCACCACCACGTCGCCTTTGCGCGCGAGGCCGCTCTTCAGCGCCAGATCTTTACCCAGGTGATAGAAATCATCCGTAGAGGCAATCTCTTCCACCAGCTGCGGCACAACGCCCTTGCTCAGCACCAGCTGGCGAGCAGTGGTTTCGTTGGTGGTCAGCGCCAGGATGGTGGCATCCGGGAAGTATTTGCGCACAGCGCGTGCGGATTTACCGCCCTGGGTGGCGACCACGATCAGCGGCGCTTCCAGTTTCTCAGCGGTTTCTACCGCGCCGCGGCACACCGCTTCGGTGATGCGCAGTTTACGGTTGTCGTTGTTGAAATCCAGACGGCTGGTCATGACGCGGTCGGTACGTTCGCAGATGGTCGCCATGATGGTGACCGCTTCCAGCGGGTATTTACCTTTCGCCGATTCGCCGGACAGCATTACCGCATCGGTGCCGTCGAGGATGGCGTTGGCCACGTCGCCGGCTTCAGCGCGGGTCGGACGTGGGTTTTTGATCATGGAGTCCAGCATCTGGGTCGCGGTGATAACCACTTTGCGCGCGCGGATACATTTTTCGATGATCATTTTCTGCGCGAAGATAACTTCTTCAACCGGGATCTCAACGCCCATGTCGCCACGAGCAACCATGATGCCGTCAGAGGCTTCGAGGATTTCGTCGAAGTTGTTCAGGCCTTCCTGGTTTTCGATTTTGGAGATGATCTGGATGTTTTCGCCGCCGTGGGCTTTCAGGTGCTCACGGATCTCGACGACGTCGGAACGCTTACGGATGAAGGAGGCCGCGACGAAGTCCACGCCCTGTTCGCAACCGAAGATCAGGTCCTGTTTGTCTTTTTCCGCCAGCGCCGGCAGGGCGATAGAGACGCCCGGCAGGTTCACGCCTTTGTTCTCGCCAAGGTCGCCGTTGTTCAGCACTTTACAGATAACTTTGTTGCCTTCGATAGCGGTCACTTCCATGCCGATCAGGCCATCGTCCACCAGAACGGTGTTGCCGACGCTCAGGTCGGAGGTGAAGCCTTCATAGGTTACCGCAACGATTTCGCTGTTGCCGATGACCGATTTATCGGTGGTGAAGGTGAAAGTCTGGCCCGCTTTCAGGGAGACGTCGTTGCCGCCTTCCAGCTTGATGGTACGAATTTCCGGTCCTTTGGTGTCCAGCAGAATAGCGGCTTTCTTACCGGTTTTGCTCATCACATTGCGCAGGTTCTGGATGCGCTGACCGTGTTCCGCATAGTCACCGTGGGAGAAGTTCAGACGCATCACGTTCATGCCGGCTTCCAGCATTTTGGTCAGCATCTCTTCAGATTCGGTTTTCGGACCGATGGTGCAAACAATTTTGGTCTTTTTCATGACAGTTTTAGTCTTTAAGTTGTGAAGGATATGGAATTCTCGCTCCGCGGGCGCACTGCCGGGGAGCCAAACCTGTATTACGAAAGTTGCTAAGCCACGCCCTAAGGATAGGTGACAACCCCGAAGCGTGCAGAAGAATGTGTGCTGGCGGTTCAGCCCATGAAATGTGGCAAGGTGTTATGCGTTTTATCATGCAGTCCAATGCGCTGAAACCATTCAAGAAAGAATCGAAGCGCATTATACGCTGGCGAAATCAAAAAGGAAAATAAAAACCTCGTTTCAAATTATGGACAAAACGCGTAACAAAACCGGCACGTTATGCATAAAACTATGCAACACATTTTTTCATCAGGCGTGATGAAAAGGGGCGGCGGAAAGGGAATTTTCTCCCGTTATGAGGCGGTAAAATGCGCCATTGACCCGGTAACGGGAGGATGATTTGCGTTGCCGGAAAAATCTATCAATAATGATTTGATTGATAATGAGAAAATGCGAGCCAGACTCAATGGGAAATAAAGCGAAAGACGACGAGCTGTACCAGGAAATGTGCCGCGTGGTGGGCAAAGTGGTGCTGGAGATGCGTGACCTTGGCCAGGAGCCGAAACACATTGTCATCGCCGGCGTACTGCGCACCTCGCTGGCGAACAGCAAAATCCAGCGTTCACCGCTCACCGAGGAGGCAATGGCGAAGGTCATTCACGCCCTCTCCGGACACTGACGCCTTTCGCCGGCGGGTCAGGAAATCACGAAGCGGACCACCGCCCGGACGGCAATGTCGCAGTGGTGGGCCACCATCGCTTCATCGTCAATGGCGGGCAGCGGATCGTCAAGGTACAGACTGCTGAAGGTGTAGAAATTCGACACCTGATAAAAGCTAAAGCTGCTGATTAACCGGTGAACATCGCGCGCTTCCAGCCCCGTCTGAAAGACCCCCTGCTGCTGGCCGCGCTGCAAAATGTCTTCCAGAATCGACAGGGCGGTACGATTCAGCGGCTTCAGCTCTCCCGAGGTCTTCAGCCACTTGCCGCGCTGCATGTTCTCCATGCAAATCACCCGCATATAGTCCGCGTGGGTGGCGTGATAGCGCACGCTCCAGCGCACCAGCCGCACCAGCGCCTCTACCGGCGGCACATTCTCCAGCCCCAGCTGCTGCTCGGTTTCGCGGATCCGCGCATACACATGCTGCAGCACCTCCTGATAGAGCTGCTCTTTGCTTTTGAAGTAGTAGACCACCATGCGCTTGGTGGTCTGCGCCTCGGTGGCGATCTGCTCCATGCGGGCGCCTGACAGCCCGTGTTCGGCAAAGACGGCGATAGCGGCGCTGAAGATCCGCTCCTTCAGAGATTGTGCTTCATCATGAGCAACGGCGGTCATGGCAACTCCTTTTTCTTGGGTGACAAAAAATACACATAATGATCACAATTTGGCAACCTGGTATGGCGAAAATGAACCAAATGATACATATTCAAGGCTCACGTCAGCTGTTGACCCGAGGACCTTATGCTGCGCTCTATCGCCACCGTTTCGATTTCCGGCACCCTGCCAGAGAAGCTGCACGCTATTGCGGCGGCGGGGTATCAGGGTGTGGAAATTTTCGAGAACGATCTGCTCTATTATACGGGGACGCCGGCGGAAATCCGCCAGCTGGCCGCCGATTTAGGGTTAAAAATCACGCTTTTTCAACCCTTTCGCGATTTTGAAGGCGCCAGCCGGGCGCAGTTTGCGGCCAATATGGCCCGCGCCAGACGCAAATTTGCGCTGATGCGCGAGCTGGGCTGCGACACGCTGCTGCTGTGCAGCAATGTGCAGCCGGACTGCTCGGCGGATAGCGAACTGCAGGTGGCGGACCTGCGGGCGCTGGCCACGCTGGCGGAAGAGGAGGGGATCGCTATCGGCTATGAGGCGCTGGCCTGGGGAACCCATGTGAACCGCTGGCAGCAGGCCTGGGAGCGGGTGCAGCGGGTGGACAGCCCGGCGCTGGGCCTGGTGCTCGACAGCTTCCATATCCTGGCCCGGGGCGACACCCTCGACGCGCTGCCATCGGTGCCGGTGGAGAAAATCACCTTCGTTCAGCTCGCCGATGCGCCGTATATGAAAATGGATCTCCTGGAGTGGAGTCGCCATTTCCGCTGCTTCCCCGGGCAGGGGGAGCTGCCGCTGGAGGCGTTTGCCGAGCAGATCACCCGCTGCGGCTATCGCGGCCCCTGGTCGCTGGAGATCTTTAATGACGGTTTTCGCGCCTCGCCGAACGGCGCGACGGCCAAAGATGGCTATCGTTCGCTGCTGTGGCTGGAGGAGCAGACTCGTCGCCGGCTCCCGGCGTGCGATGCCGATCTGTTTTCACCGCCGCCACCGCCGGTCTGTCACGGGCTGGAGTTTATCGAATTCGCCGCCAGCGTCGCCGAGGCGCAGCGCCTGGGGCAGCACCTGCAGGCGCTGGGTTTTCAGCACGAGGGAAGCCACCGCTCCAAACAGGTCACGCTGTGGCGCAACGGCGGGGCGCGGATCGTGATAAACCATCAGTCGCACAGCTGGGCCGATCACTTTTATCAACGCCACGGGGTATCGCTCTGCGCGATGGCGCTGCGGGTCGACAGCAGTGCGCCGATTGTCGCTCGCGCCCGCGCGCTGGGGTATGCCACCTGGCAGGGCGACGCCGGGCCGAACGAAACGCCGATCCCGGCGATCTGCGCCCCTGACGGCAGCCTGGTCTATCTCATCGATGCCGGGGAGGCGATCTACGAGCGCGACTTTCTCCTGCGCGATGGCGTGACGGTGCGCGAAGATTACCTCGGCATCGACCATCTGGCGCTGGGGATGGAGGCCGACAGCCGCGACAACTGGGTGATGTTCTTCCGCACGGTGTTTGGTTTTACGCTCGAACATGAGCAGACGCTGCCGGATCCCTATGGGCTGGTGCGTAGTCTGGCGGTGCGCAGCCCGCAGGGGGAGATCCGCCTGGCGCTGAATATCTCCCAGAGCCGGGCGACGCAGATCGCCCGCTCGGTCGCCTGCTACCAGGGGGCGGGGCTGCAGCATGCCGCCTTTGCCTGCCGCGATCTGCCGGCCACCTGCGACCAGCTCGCCGCGGTTGCCGATCATGCGCTGCCGATCCCGGCCAATTACTATGACGATCTGCTGGCGCGCTTTGGCGGCGAGCTGGACGTCGGGCGGCTCCAGCGGCGGCAGCTCCTCTACGACCGCGATCCGCAGGGCGGAGCATTCCTGCATCTGTATACCCGGCCCTTCATCGCCGGGCGCTTCTTCTTTGAATTAACCGAACGACGGGCAGGCTACGCGCTCTATGGCGCGGCGAATGCGGCCGTCCGTCTGGCGGCGATGCAGTATTGTTAGCCTGAATCAAATGGTTCATTATGCCTGAAACACAATAACAACACCCTCTGTACCCGAGACAGGAACCGACTATGAGCTCATATAGCCCTAACCCGACGGCCGCCGCCCAGCCAGCCGTCACCGCGCGCCGCTCCCGGCGGCGCATCGGCATTCTTGCGCTGCTGGCCATCGGCACCATGATCAACTACCTCGATCGCACCGTGCTGGGGATCGCCGCCCCAAAGCTGACCGGTGAGCTGGGGATCGACCCTGCGCTCATGGGGATCCTCTTCTCCGCTTTCGCCTGGACCTACGCTCTGGCGCAGATCCCCGGCGGGCTGTTTCTCGACCGTTTTGGCAACAAAGTGACCTATTTTCTGTCGCTGACCCTGTGGTCGCTGTTTACCCTGTTCCACGGCATGGCGGTGGGGCTGAAGACGCTGCTGCTGTGCCGTTTCGGGCTTGGCGTCAGCGAAGCGCCGTGCTTTCCGGTGAACAGCCGGGTGGTCAGCGCCTGGTTCCCGCAGCAGGAGCGCGCGAAGGCCACGGCGGTGTACACCGTGGGTGAATACCTCGGGCTGGCCTGCTTTGCCCCGCTGCTGTTCTGGATCATGGACGGCTTCGGCTGGCGGGTGCTGTTCGTCAGCGTCGGCGTGGTCGGCATTCTGTTCGCCCTGGTGTGGTGGCGCTGCTACCGCGAACCGCATGAAGACCCTCGTCTCAGCCAGCAGGAGCGCGAGCATATCGAAAACGGCGGCGGCCTGAGCGCCCCAGCCGACCAGCAGGTGGCGTTCAGCTGGCCGCTGGTCCGCCAGCTGCTGAGCAAACGTCAGATCATCGGCGCCAGTATCGGCCAGTTTGCCGGCAACACGGTGCTGGTATTCTTTCTTACCTGGTTTCCCACCTGGCTGGCCACCGAACGCCATATGCCGTGGCTGAAGGTCGGTTTCTTTTCCATCCTGCCGTTTGTCGCCGCCGCCGGCGGGGTGATGTTTGGCGGCTGGATCTCCGACAAGCTGCTTAAAGCCACCGGGTCGGCCAACCTGGGGCGTAAGCTGCCGATCGTCGCCGGCCTGCTGATGGCCAGCTGCATCATCTCCGCCAACTGGCTGCAGAGCGACCTGGCGGTGATCCTGGTGATGTCGTTTGCCTTTTTTGGCCAGGGGATGGTGGGCCTCGGCTGGACGCTGATCTCCGACATCGCCCCGAAGGGGCTGGGCGGGCTCACCGGCGGCCTGTTCAACTTTTGCGCCAACCTCGCGGGGATCCTCACCCCGCTGGTGATCGGCTTTATCGTCGCCGGGTTCGGCAATTTCTTCTACGCGTTGATCTACATCGGCGGCGCCGCGCTGCTGGGCGTGGCGGCCTATCTGTTTATCCTCGGCGACGTCAAACGTATCGAGTTATCGCAGTAAGCAAAGGAGCAAGGCATGGTGATTAGTGGGAATACGCGGCTGATAGCGCATCTTGGCTATCCGACCGCCAGTTTTAAGGCGCCGATGATCTACAACCCGTGGTTTGTCGACCAGCAGGTGGACGTGAAGGTGGTGCCAATGGGCGTCAGGCCGGAGGACTATGCCGCGTTTATTCCGCCGCTGTTTACGATGACCAATATCATCGGCGCGCTGGTGACGATGCCGCATAAAATCGCCACCTGCGATCTGGTGCAACGCCTGAGCCCGACGGCGGCTATCGCCGGCGCCTGCAACGCCATCCGTCGCGAGGCGGACGGCAGCCTCTCCGGGGACATGTTCGATGGCGACGGCTTTGTGCTGGGCCTGCGCCGTAAGGGATTTCAGCCTGAGGGGACGCGGGCGCTGGTGGTCGGCAGCGGCGGGGTGGGGTCGGCTATCGCCGCCTCCCTTGCGGCTGCAGCGGTCAGCGCCCTGACTCTGTACGATACCCGTCCCGAGGTGGCGCACGCTCTCGCTGGACGGCTGCATCAGCACTATCCCCAGCTCGATATCACTCTGATGCAGCACGATCCTGCCGGACACGAGCTGGTGGTCAACGCCACGCCGCTGGGGATGAAGGTCAGCGATCCGCTGCCGCTGGACGTAGACCGTCTGGCGCCAGGCACCTGGGTGGGGGAGGTGGTGATGACCCAGGAGTATACTCCGTTGCTGAGAGCCGCCCAGGCGCGACAGTGCCACATCCAGCGCGGGACCGACATGCTGTTTGAAATGATCCCTGCCTATCTGCGCTTTTTCGACCTGCCGGTAGCCACCCCTGAACAGCTCCGGGCGCTGGCGGAAATTCGCTACTGACGCGACGCCCCTCCGGCCGCACCGCGCAGTGTGGCCGGGTTTATCATCACGTTATCTGCAGGCGGTTTCTCACACGCCAGCGGACGTTCAGGGCATTTCGTACCACACTTCTTCATCCTCCATGCGGGCTTCTATCTGGCCCGCCACCCTCTGCAGCGCGGAGAGATGCTTCTGCGCCGCCTGCTCAATGGTCATGGCGCTGGCGATATAGACCAGGTTGAGGCAGCCGATGACCCGCTGCTGGCTGCAGACCGGCACAGCGATAGAGGCGATTTTCTCCTCCTGCCGCCAGCCGCGGAAATTTTCGCCATAGCCGTTCTGGCGGGTGCGGGCGAGGATCGCCGCCAGCCGTTCCGGTTCGCGAGCCAGCTGATACTCCGCTTCCGGACGGGCGGCCAGCATGCTGAGAATGGCGTCGCGCTCCGCGTCGGGGGCAAAGGCCAGCCACGTCAGACCGGAGGCGGTGAGCAGCAGCGGCAGTCGCCGTCCGACCATCGCCCGGTGAAACGACAGCCGACTGAAGCGGTGGGTGGTTTCGCGCACCACCATGGCGTCGACGTCGAGGGTGGTGATATCCGTCGGCCACTGGACCTCGCGCAGCAGCTCCCCGAGCAGCGGCGTGGCGAGGGCAGAAATCCAATGTTCGTCACGAAATCCGTCGCTCAGCTGGCGGACGTTAATGGTCAGACGAAAGCTGTCATCGGAGCGGCTGCGGCGGACAAAACCTTCCTCCTGCAGCGTCTCCAGCAGCCGGCGCACGGTGGTGCGATGCAGGCCGCTAAACTCCGCCAGCAGGCCGGGCGTCGCGCCGCCGTCGAATTTATTTAACAATTTTAATAACAATAAACCCCGGCTTAATCCGCGCACCGTTTTGTACTCAGTGGCCCCATCATCACGCATAAATCCTTCCTTAAAATGCTTTATAAACAGCGATGTGCACCTGGTGCACATTCAGCGATGTTTTGATTGTAGCCGAAAACACCCGCCCTATACTCAGCCCATTATAAAAATACGTTTACACATGATTAACAAATTGCCTGTCAGCCGGGCAGTTTCCGAGTCGTGAGGTCGCTAAGAATGACAACATCTACACCCGATATTCAACCCGCCGTGCAGCATACCGCCCAGGTCGCCATTGCCGGCGCCGGTCCGGTAGGCCTGATGATGGCCAACTACCTTGGCCAGATGGGCATCAGCGTGCTGCTGGTAGAAAAGCTCGACAAACTGATCGATTACCCGCGGGCCATCGGTATTGACGATGAGTCGCTGCGGGCGATGCAGGCGGTGGGGCTGGTGGATGACGTGCTGCCGCACACCACGCCGTGGCACGCCATGCGCTTTCTGACCCCGAAGGGCCGCTGCTTTGCCGACATCCAGCCGATGACCGATGAGTTTGGCTGGTCGCGGCGCAATGCCTTTATTCAGCCGCAGGTGGATGCGGTGATGTATCACGGCCTGCAGCGTTTCCCGCAGGTCCGTTGCCTCTTCTCCCGCGAGGTGGAAGCCTTTAGCCAGAGCAGTGACGGTGTCACGTTAAATATCAAAGGACCGGATGGCGAGCGGGAGACAGTGCGCGCTGACTGGCTGGTGGCCTGCGACGGCGGCGCCAGCTTTATTCGCCGCACGCTGAACGTCCCTTTCGAAGGCAAGACCGCGCCGAACCAGTGGATCGTCATCGATATCGCCAACGATCCGCTGGCCACCCCGCACGTCTACCTGTGCTGCGACCCGGTGCGGCCCTACGTTTCCGCCGCGCTGCCCCACGGCGTGCGCCGCTTTGAATTTATGGTGATGCCCGGGGAAACCGAAGCCCAGCTCAGCGAGCCGCACAATATGCGCCGTCTGCTGAGCAAAGTGCTGCCGGACCCGGATCGCGTCGAGCTGATCCGCCAGCGGGTCTACACCCATAACGCGCGCCTTGCCGAGCGCTTTCGCATTGACCGGGTGCTGCTGGCCGGCGACGCCGCGCACATCATGCC is part of the Klebsiella quasipneumoniae subsp. quasipneumoniae genome and encodes:
- a CDS encoding bifunctional 3-(3-hydroxy-phenyl)propionate/3-hydroxycinnamic acid hydroxylase, producing the protein MTTSTPDIQPAVQHTAQVAIAGAGPVGLMMANYLGQMGISVLLVEKLDKLIDYPRAIGIDDESLRAMQAVGLVDDVLPHTTPWHAMRFLTPKGRCFADIQPMTDEFGWSRRNAFIQPQVDAVMYHGLQRFPQVRCLFSREVEAFSQSSDGVTLNIKGPDGERETVRADWLVACDGGASFIRRTLNVPFEGKTAPNQWIVIDIANDPLATPHVYLCCDPVRPYVSAALPHGVRRFEFMVMPGETEAQLSEPHNMRRLLSKVLPDPDRVELIRQRVYTHNARLAERFRIDRVLLAGDAAHIMPVWQGQGYNSGMRDAFNLAWKLALVVNGKAGEALLDSYQQERRDHAKAMIDLSVTAGHVLAPPKRWQGAARDGLSWLLNYLPPVKRYFLEMRFKPMPQYREGALLTDGAGKASPVGKMFIQPQVTLENGESLLLDEVIGANFAIFGWGCNPQWGLDAGQIARWRAIGVRFIQVVPEVQIHREQDNAPGTLRVGDKQNRLKSWFAQHNTAIAVVRPDRFVAALAIPQTLGAQLTALAEKMTLAAGDTGHAEEKVA